From bacterium, one genomic window encodes:
- a CDS encoding pilus assembly protein N-terminal domain-containing protein encodes MLFKLLKFINCHSEGFSLKNQFGLQCRSFILLIIMLALSSASFAQEIPKIRELPSNPTPINNQILKNDKNNIYKTQAITKKLEKNLTVTETNKTTQLKGGVSELKAIVGKSQLIRFDEPIKRISITDPNLADLVIISPKEMLVNGKAGGETSLIIWGETGNPIMFNLFVQNDSINFVKEIKKIAPDDDIKIDFINSGSQTGMKVAISGRISSTITRDKIKNLVTAYGYTLIDNTEALTPQIMLSLKIVEINRTKVKNKTSNYLKGPLSNDYMTKTFGVDVSAIDPLTSTRVNGNDAVSIIQNLLNMTGGSIKNTQTTFPDGNGFTFWRWNITGNDQTAQVFKVAETEGIISILAEPKLMAINGQAATFNAGEQIPVVKGRDEYGGLIIEYKDSGINVSFTPTILEQSGRILLKIAPEINQPSASAISTVDGFPIYGFTTRKTDTTVELEDNQTMVIGGLIQKKSNLQKTKIPYLSNLPIIGNLLNNSTYNKDETELMIFVTPTIIKPDDVVNGV; translated from the coding sequence ATGTTGTTCAAGCTGTTAAAATTTATAAACTGTCATTCAGAGGGCTTTAGCCTGAAGAATCAGTTTGGTCTACAATGCAGGTCTTTTATTTTATTAATAATAATGCTTGCTCTCTCGTCTGCCTCTTTTGCTCAAGAAATCCCTAAAATAAGAGAACTTCCGTCAAATCCGACTCCTATTAATAATCAGATATTAAAAAATGACAAAAATAATATTTATAAAACACAAGCAATAACTAAAAAACTCGAAAAGAACCTCACTGTAACCGAAACTAATAAAACTACACAGTTAAAGGGCGGCGTTTCCGAGTTAAAAGCGATTGTCGGCAAGTCCCAATTAATAAGATTTGATGAACCTATTAAACGAATTTCTATAACAGATCCGAATCTTGCTGATCTTGTCATAATTTCTCCAAAAGAAATGCTTGTTAACGGGAAAGCAGGCGGTGAAACTTCTCTTATAATCTGGGGAGAAACCGGTAATCCAATTATGTTCAATCTTTTTGTGCAGAATGATTCAATAAACTTTGTTAAGGAAATTAAAAAAATAGCACCTGATGATGATATTAAAATTGATTTTATTAACTCCGGCAGTCAAACCGGAATGAAAGTTGCTATTTCAGGGCGTATTTCTTCTACCATAACAAGAGATAAAATTAAAAATCTTGTTACAGCTTACGGCTATACACTAATTGACAATACTGAAGCCCTTACTCCACAGATTATGCTTTCGCTCAAAATAGTTGAAATCAACAGAACAAAGGTTAAAAACAAAACTTCAAATTACTTAAAAGGTCCTCTGTCAAATGATTATATGACAAAAACGTTTGGCGTTGATGTCTCTGCCATTGACCCTTTAACTAGTACAAGAGTCAATGGCAATGATGCAGTAAGTATAATACAAAATCTTCTTAATATGACAGGAGGCTCAATAAAAAATACCCAAACAACATTTCCTGATGGCAACGGCTTTACTTTCTGGAGATGGAACATCACAGGTAATGATCAAACAGCACAAGTTTTTAAGGTAGCTGAAACCGAAGGGATCATCAGTATACTTGCAGAGCCTAAACTTATGGCAATAAACGGGCAGGCAGCAACTTTTAATGCAGGGGAACAAATACCTGTAGTCAAAGGCAGAGATGAATATGGTGGATTAATCATTGAATATAAGGATTCCGGAATAAATGTCTCTTTTACCCCAACAATACTAGAGCAATCAGGAAGAATTTTATTAAAAATAGCTCCTGAAATTAATCAACCCAGTGCTTCTGCAATATCAACTGTAGACGGATTCCCTATTTATGGATTTACAACAAGAAAAACAGATACCACTGTTGAACTTGAAGATAATCAGACAATGGTTATCGGTGGATTGATTCAAAAAAAATCAAATTTGCAAAAAACAAAAATCCCATATCTTAGCAATCTTCCTATAATCGGAAACTTATTGAATAATTCCACATATAATAAAGACGAAACTGAACTGATGATATTCGTAACTCCAACAATAATAAAACCTGATGATGTTGTAAACGGGGTCTGA
- the cpaB gene encoding Flp pilus assembly protein CpaB — translation MRSKKNKKKLLIAITLGLIATAGVFNMMNSQKASLEASIAKQQAAALATMQSQTTATVPENETTSVILAKTDIKSGEIITLNKIEKKEYKKNELPPSFFFNENFVLGKIAAQDILAGKIVTNEDILAMSEHSLNIPSGMRAITIPTSLIQGLASYIYIGSKIDLISIKSPPEFIAQNIKIIALETTVDYSAKETTPKETTAKAPEPPKPSDSSTPLAPAQLAPIDDTTASPESNTTISPSSAGIKSTSADKALGITILVPVETAKKIIFAMIEGKLQVITRGRNDDKIIKQSSSSFSSSSSSIRKLPSEISSLLPPPPSGTGKLPSLPGVVSPKNIPVEQPKIEVEVIEANNKRQVSFNDTRKSPASTSSNKDIKELLKGLN, via the coding sequence ATGCGCTCAAAAAAGAATAAGAAAAAGTTGCTTATTGCTATAACTCTCGGGTTAATAGCAACTGCCGGCGTTTTTAACATGATGAATAGCCAAAAAGCATCATTAGAAGCATCTATTGCCAAGCAACAAGCTGCTGCTCTCGCTACTATGCAGTCACAAACAACTGCAACAGTTCCGGAAAATGAAACAACAAGTGTTATTTTAGCAAAAACAGATATAAAATCCGGTGAAATTATTACTCTTAATAAAATTGAAAAAAAAGAATATAAAAAAAATGAACTACCTCCAAGTTTCTTTTTTAACGAAAATTTTGTACTGGGAAAAATAGCAGCTCAGGATATTCTTGCCGGAAAAATCGTTACTAATGAAGACATCCTTGCTATGTCAGAACATTCATTAAATATTCCTTCGGGCATGCGTGCAATTACTATTCCGACTTCATTAATTCAAGGACTGGCTTCTTATATATACATAGGCTCAAAAATCGACCTTATTTCAATAAAATCACCGCCTGAATTTATTGCGCAAAATATAAAAATAATAGCACTGGAAACAACTGTAGACTATTCCGCAAAAGAAACAACCCCAAAAGAAACAACAGCTAAAGCACCTGAGCCACCAAAGCCATCTGACTCTTCCACACCTCTTGCCCCTGCGCAATTGGCACCGATAGACGATACAACTGCTTCGCCAGAATCTAATACAACAATATCCCCGTCTTCTGCGGGAATAAAAAGTACCAGTGCCGATAAAGCTCTGGGAATAACTATACTTGTACCTGTAGAAACCGCAAAAAAAATAATCTTTGCAATGATTGAAGGAAAATTACAAGTTATAACAAGAGGAAGAAATGATGATAAAATAATTAAACAATCCTCATCATCATTCTCTTCATCATCTTCTTCTATTCGTAAACTTCCTTCGGAAATAAGCTCGCTGTTGCCGCCTCCTCCATCAGGAACAGGAAAACTGCCTTCGCTGCCGGGAGTTGTCAGCCCTAAAAATATTCCTGTTGAACAGCCCAAAATTGAAGTAGAAGTTATTGAAGCAAATAATAAAAGACAAGTTTCCTTTAATGATACAAGAAAAAGTCCTGCAAGCACCTCTTCTAATAAAGATATAAAAGAACTTCTTAAGGGGCTAAACTAG